The following are encoded in a window of Paenibacillaceae bacterium GAS479 genomic DNA:
- a CDS encoding Protein N-acetyltransferase, RimJ/RimL family has protein sequence MAKTMVTERLTLRPLQLQDAEAIEILAGDRDVADTTLSIPHPYPTGSATSFIHARQEALAGGDGYSFAVTLTEGGKFLGVVGLHVNKRHNMAELAYWIGKPYWKSGFCSEAAARVVKYAFDELGLNRVYALAMTRNPASYKVMEKIGMKHEGILRGHLLKGDVYEDLTHYGVLRTDNLQ, from the coding sequence ATGGCAAAAACTATGGTTACAGAACGATTGACTTTGCGCCCACTTCAGCTTCAGGATGCTGAGGCAATAGAGATTCTAGCGGGAGATAGGGATGTAGCGGATACAACTCTGAGCATCCCTCACCCGTATCCAACAGGCTCCGCCACTTCGTTTATCCATGCTAGACAAGAAGCTCTGGCCGGAGGTGATGGTTATTCGTTCGCAGTTACACTTACAGAAGGTGGGAAGTTCCTTGGAGTAGTTGGATTGCATGTGAACAAGCGTCATAACATGGCAGAATTGGCTTACTGGATCGGGAAACCTTATTGGAAAAGCGGATTTTGTTCTGAAGCGGCTGCGAGAGTCGTTAAGTATGCTTTTGATGAGCTCGGGTTGAATCGGGTATATGCACTTGCTATGACGCGGAATCCCGCCTCCTACAAAGTTATGGAGAAAATCGGCATGAAGCATGAAGGGATTTTGCGCGGCCATCTCCTCAAGGGAGATGTTTATGAGGATTTAACACACTATGGGGTGCTTCGTACGGACAATCTGCAATAA
- a CDS encoding chorismate synthase produces the protein MAGSTFGERLKMTTFGESHGEAVGVIVEGVTPGVELDEAYVQVQMDRRRPGQSSVTTPRKEYDKIRIVSGIFEGKTTGTPLCILLNNTDMRPSAYDDIKNLYRPGHADFTYDQKYGFRDYRGSGRASGRETAGRVAAGAVARKLLERRGVSIVAYTKEIDGIRCETFDPDAIERNPVRACDPVAAERMVERVEQLAAEGNSSGGIVECRVSGVLPGLGEPVFDKLDAELAKAMLSIGAIKGIEFGAGFAAATMRGSEHNDEMDANGFVTNHAGGIVGGISTGADIIFRVAVKPTSSISLPQRTVDANGEESEIRTIGRHDPCICPRVVPVIEAMACMVIEDHYKRQAALLDG, from the coding sequence ATGGCAGGAAGTACATTTGGTGAACGGTTAAAAATGACGACGTTTGGTGAGTCCCACGGCGAAGCAGTAGGCGTTATTGTAGAAGGAGTTACCCCTGGAGTTGAGCTTGACGAGGCGTATGTGCAGGTGCAAATGGACCGTAGACGTCCCGGCCAGTCTTCAGTCACGACGCCCCGCAAAGAGTACGACAAAATCCGTATTGTTTCCGGTATTTTTGAAGGAAAGACGACTGGAACGCCGCTTTGCATCTTGCTCAACAATACGGATATGCGCCCATCGGCATACGATGATATTAAAAATCTATACCGTCCTGGGCATGCTGATTTCACCTACGATCAAAAGTATGGTTTCCGCGATTACCGGGGAAGCGGCAGGGCGTCTGGCAGAGAAACGGCTGGGCGCGTAGCGGCGGGAGCTGTGGCTCGGAAGCTGCTGGAGCGCCGCGGTGTATCTATAGTGGCCTACACGAAAGAAATCGATGGCATCCGGTGTGAAACATTTGATCCTGATGCGATCGAGCGCAATCCAGTTCGTGCCTGTGACCCTGTTGCGGCAGAGCGCATGGTAGAGCGGGTCGAGCAACTGGCTGCAGAAGGCAATAGCAGTGGCGGCATCGTGGAATGCCGTGTCAGCGGTGTGCTGCCGGGGCTGGGCGAGCCTGTATTTGATAAGCTGGATGCGGAGCTGGCAAAAGCGATGCTGTCCATCGGGGCAATCAAGGGCATCGAGTTCGGTGCAGGATTTGCGGCGGCAACGATGCGCGGCAGCGAGCATAACGATGAGATGGACGCGAACGGCTTCGTAACAAATCATGCGGGCGGAATTGTAGGTGGCATCAGCACGGGCGCGGACATCATTTTCCGCGTTGCAGTTAAGCCAACCTCTTCGATTTCATTGCCGCAGCGTACGGTGGATGCAAACGGCGAGGAAAGCGAGATCAGAACAATCGGCAGACATGATCCTTGCATTTGTCCCCGTGTCGTGCCTGTCATTGAAGCAATGGCTTGTATGGTTATCGAGGATCATTACAAGCGCCAAGCCGCTTTGTTGGATGGGTAA
- a CDS encoding DNA-binding transcriptional regulator, LysR family, whose product MTKVATNTEWYRIFLHAAENSNLTKAAQTLHMTQPSVSYAIKQLEDELGIKLFDRLSKGVRLTYEGEALLRHVRQAFEELETAERSMKQRLQLNEGILRIGANGAIIKHFLLPMLDAFHERYPGIHIQLSQERTDLILDRLKKGTLDIGCVYLPVSDEEIEIVGSDASPYCAVVGKAFADWSREPVSAEQLAKLPLLMLSPGSSTRSFIEDWFRHQGIEAEADFELNSLDMLAEFTERGYGVSFLPRAYVEPRIADGTLVELRTEIPLPDRRIGVAIRKHSTPSMAAKSFLELIIR is encoded by the coding sequence ATGACAAAGGTGGCGACTAATACCGAATGGTACAGAATCTTCCTACATGCAGCCGAAAACTCCAATTTGACGAAAGCAGCACAAACACTTCATATGACGCAGCCTTCCGTCAGCTACGCGATCAAACAACTTGAGGACGAGCTTGGCATCAAGCTGTTTGATCGGTTGTCCAAAGGAGTACGCTTGACCTACGAAGGCGAGGCTCTGCTGCGGCATGTCCGGCAAGCGTTCGAGGAGCTTGAAACAGCCGAGCGCAGCATGAAGCAAAGGCTTCAATTAAACGAAGGCATACTGCGAATTGGAGCCAACGGTGCAATCATCAAGCATTTTCTACTTCCTATGTTGGACGCCTTTCACGAACGTTATCCCGGAATCCATATTCAATTGTCACAGGAGCGGACAGATCTTATTCTGGATCGCCTGAAAAAAGGGACGCTTGATATCGGCTGTGTGTATTTACCCGTTTCCGATGAGGAAATTGAAATTGTCGGCAGTGATGCCTCGCCTTATTGCGCGGTAGTCGGAAAAGCTTTTGCGGACTGGTCACGAGAACCCGTCTCGGCAGAACAGCTGGCGAAGCTGCCCTTGCTCATGCTCTCACCCGGTAGCTCAACAAGATCCTTTATCGAGGATTGGTTCCGGCACCAGGGAATAGAAGCCGAAGCTGATTTTGAGCTGAACAGCCTGGATATGCTCGCGGAATTCACAGAACGAGGGTACGGCGTTTCCTTTCTGCCGCGGGCTTACGTGGAACCGCGCATTGCAGACGGAACGCTGGTCGAACTGCGAACGGAGATTCCGCTGCCGGACCGCCGGATTGGAGTCGCGATCCGCAAGCATTCTACACCTTCAATGGCGGCAAAATCCTTTTTGGAATTGATTATTCGTTGA
- a CDS encoding Putative NADPH-quinone reductase (modulator of drug activity B), translating into MKKTLVIVTHPNIDTSVVNKRWVEELRKYPEKYTVHELYKAYPDEKIDVKKEQQLVEEYENIVLQFPMYWVSSPPLLKKWFDEVWTHGWAYGSQGHAFKNKKVALAISLGAQETDFTKEVLGHELDEVLLPFKMNFEFVEAVYLPPFTFYSAEYAIEKNLDLLNQLESNARDYIQFLDKL; encoded by the coding sequence ATGAAAAAAACACTTGTTATCGTCACGCATCCTAACATTGACACATCCGTCGTCAATAAACGCTGGGTAGAAGAGCTGCGCAAATACCCGGAAAAATATACGGTTCATGAGCTTTACAAAGCCTATCCCGATGAAAAAATCGACGTAAAAAAAGAACAACAGCTGGTTGAGGAGTATGAAAATATTGTCCTGCAATTCCCTATGTATTGGGTAAGCTCCCCACCGCTGCTTAAAAAATGGTTCGATGAAGTGTGGACCCATGGATGGGCCTACGGGTCGCAGGGACATGCATTTAAAAACAAAAAAGTCGCACTTGCCATATCCTTAGGAGCACAAGAAACTGACTTTACCAAGGAAGTTTTAGGCCACGAGCTGGATGAGGTTCTGCTTCCCTTTAAAATGAATTTTGAATTCGTCGAGGCTGTTTATCTTCCTCCATTCACCTTCTATTCAGCTGAATACGCTATTGAAAAAAACCTTGACTTGTTGAACCAATTGGAGAGCAACGCTAGGGATTATATTCAATTTCTGGATAAACTTTAA
- a CDS encoding Putative NADPH-quinone reductase (modulator of drug activity B): MKTLVVVTHPNMDTSIVNKRWVEELRKYPEKYTVHELYKAYPDGKIDVEKEQQLIEAHDKLVLQFPVYWWSSPPLLKKWTDEVFTHGWAYGSQAKALINKKTALAVTAGGTEHDFSVEGSLGKTLDQYLVPFETTFSYCKADYRSFFAFYGAEHYLAGNSDLPLLLDRSAQGYVEFLDKL; this comes from the coding sequence ATGAAAACACTTGTTGTTGTCACGCATCCAAACATGGACACGTCCATCGTCAATAAGCGCTGGGTAGAAGAGCTCCGCAAATACCCGGAAAAATATACGGTACACGAGCTTTACAAAGCCTACCCCGATGGAAAGATCGACGTGGAAAAGGAACAACAGCTTATTGAAGCCCATGACAAGCTGGTCTTGCAGTTTCCCGTCTACTGGTGGAGTTCCCCGCCATTGCTTAAAAAATGGACCGACGAAGTATTTACACACGGATGGGCATACGGATCGCAGGCCAAAGCATTAATAAACAAAAAAACGGCTCTGGCCGTAACAGCCGGCGGAACGGAGCATGATTTTAGCGTGGAAGGAAGCTTAGGAAAGACTCTTGATCAGTACTTGGTTCCCTTTGAAACGACTTTTTCATACTGCAAAGCTGATTACCGCTCTTTCTTCGCTTTTTATGGAGCTGAACACTATTTGGCAGGAAACAGCGACTTGCCGCTTCTATTAGACCGCAGCGCGCAGGGTTACGTTGAATTTTTGGACAAGCTTTAA